The sequence CGCGGGCGCCACCTGGTGGACCAAACGTCTCAGTACAGAGCTACACGGAGTTGGTGGAGAGAGGGGCTGAAAGGAAAAGGTGCTTTAGGTCTTCCACGTCAAAAGCAAAGCCCGCAGAGGAAAGAGCGTGGCGACGAGGGAGTGGGGAGACAGTCGGCAGAAGCTGTCTCCTTCTGGATCAGGTAGGGCCTTAGCTGGAGTGGGATGGAAGACTCTCACCAACCCCCCACTCCAGGCAGCTCCGCGCCCAAGCGGGGCCCGGCGGATGCTGCTGGGACAGTGGAAGACGGTGAACCCGGAGACGGATTCCCATTGGTCGGTGCCCGACCAATGAAACGCGGCGAGGGCACCCGGCGGGGCGACCTTTGACAGAGGGAAAGGTTCTCGCCCGCTTATCCATGGCTCTCAGCCAGCAGATGACTACCAGGGAATGGCCCAAGATGTGGAATGCCTATTCAAGGAGACTGCGGGACCAACAGGATTATCACGAGACTGTGACCCTCAGAACCTTGAAAAAGGTGGGTCCGCCCCTTCCAGGGCTGACCCGGGTCTCCCAAACCctgcccactccccagccccaaCCACATCCCTGTCAATCTCCCTAGACCCCGCCCACTCCCTAGCCATCAGCTTCCCAGGTCCCGCCCATTTCCCCGGGACGTTCTCCCTGTGCCCCGCCCAGTTCCCCAGCCATCAGCCACCCAACCCTGCCCACTTCCCTGTCATTCTCCCTAGGCCCCACCCGCTTCCCTGCAATTACCTGCCCAGGTCTTGCCCACTCTCCTGCCCCACCCACTTTTCTACCTTTCTTAGTCCAACACCACCTTCTCCCCAGGCTACACCCTTCTATTGTCTCCTATCTAAAATCCTCGCTCCTTTCTTGGGTTCCACCTTTCCGGAGCTCTGCTCCCCTTCCTAGTCCAAGCATTCAATCCATCCCCATCCGTAGTCTGACCTCCCTGGGGACTTTGAGGCCTGTGGGTCTGACCATTTTGTCTAATTCCTTTAGGCCCCTCCCCTTTTGTGCCGCCCTATCCTCTTCCAGGCCCCACCCACACTGTAAAGACCCTACCTCAACACTGTCAAGTCCCTGGTGGGAGATGGGGACTCCTCCCTAAGGAGCAAcagaagcctcagtttccctggccCCGCCCTTCCTCGGGAAGCCCTCTCCCGCTTGGCCGTCTAAGGTTGCCCTACAATGGGACCCTGTCCCTGCGCGCTGTGGTCTTCATCAACCCCCATGGAATCAATAAATTTACTACATATGATCATGGCCTATTTCAAGCTGGTTGTCCCGTACCAGTGCCTGTGGCGCGGGCCCCACGCAGGTCACTCCTGTCCCATCCGCTGCCGCACTCCTGCACCGCCAAAATGTTGGTGGCTTTGGACATGTTCTGTCTGCTGCTGGGTGAGCACCCTTCCCACCAGTCTTGAGCCTCACATCCAGACACTCAAGAGGCGGTGGAGGGGTATGTCTGCCTGTCTGCCTTTATCTGAGGGTGGTTAGACTGGGGGCCCTGGTGTGTGTAGTTGGCCCGTGTATCTTTACATCCGTGTGTTGGGATATTTCTGGGATGTCTGGGTCAATATCTGTCTATATGAATGGGGAGAAAGGGACTCTCCAGAAGTGTGACTTGTGTATTTACCTGTCTTCCTGAGTCTGGATGCTGGAGTCAGTATCTGGCTTTGTgcgttttttttctgtttttcgtcggttttttttcagtctttcatgACTTTATCTTCTCCCTTcaaccatttattttttcagccttttatatgattttatttgctGTATGTCTTTTTGAGTTGTGCATATGGGTCTATCTGTGTGTCTGGGAGTGGTCTGTGTTGTATTTAcacctgtgtgtgcatgtatttccatgtgtgtgcctgtgtgtgtatgtgcatgcgtCTAGGTCTGGCTGTGTCTGTACTGGATTCTGGGTGTAGAGCGTATCTGTGACTGTGTATTGTATGTTTGTGTCTCTTGGGTCTCTGTGTTGTGTGTTGTGTTGTATTGTGTTGGGAAAGGTGTGTTTATTATGAGTGACGTCTATGCATGCACTTGGGACCTATGATTGTTCATCTGGGTTGGGGAGTGGATCCAATGGTATTTGTGTAGCCGGGTGTGTGTCTGGGTCCATATGGGCCTATGTATATTGTGAATATATTGTTatattgtgtgtctgtgtgtgtatttcggAATCTGTACTCATATGTCTGGGTTAGACTGTTTGGTTGTATTATATATGTCAGACTCTGTGTATGCATATATCTGTGCATATGCTAGCCCCGCAACTCCCCAGTGGGCAAAGCCAGTGACTAAAGCCCCCTCATTGGACCAGGCTGGGACATTAGCTTTGCCCTCCCAGCCCAGGAAGGGAAGTGGAGGCTGTGGGAGGCTGAGTTCCAGCTACCCAGCTCCACCAGACTTCAGTGGGCAACAGAATGACAGGGTCAAAAGAAGGGTGGGAGGCCTGGAGGGAGGTTCATAGAGTGGGCTGGCCTGACAGAGAGCCTGGCACCTGCTGGAGACAGACCCCCCTGCCCTTCCTGAATTCGGGCAGTGCTAGATGAGGGGCTCTAGGTCCTGCTCGCACACAACACCCACTCCAATATCTCCCAGCTCAGTCGGTTACAGAGCCATAGACATAGGCATGAAAACACACAGAGACCCCAGAtatagccacacacacacacacacacacccatggaTACACATGCATCCTCTCACACACAGACTCTAGCCAGgagcacacacacccacacaggcACCCATATGCACCACAAACACCTATTCACACCTATTCACACCACACATATATGTGATGATATGTGCACATCCCAAGACACACACATCTGCATTCATGTACATCCCCaagcacacaggcacacatgccACGACATACCACATACACATGCCTCCAAAAACACATAGTCACATACGAGGTGGGATCaaataatacggtgaatgtttaaatttttttaatgtattacagtaaaagccacattgccattaatgcccctcaaaatactccccctcacttcaaacatacttatcccatcgttcttgccactttctgaagcagttctggaagtcctctttcatgagtgtctttacttgcactgtcgtggctacttcgatatcctgaatcattttgactttggggaagagccagaagtcgcacggtgccagatccagtgaataaggtggatgaggacacactgtaatgtttttatttgacagaaattgaaatatttatttgacagaaattgaaaTCGTTTCATATAACTGAAACAATGTGtaacatggagcattgtcatgatggaggatgatttatagcacactttaaaacacaccttttcttaaccatagctcacacccgactgattACACtgaacaagttaaaacttgtcacacactgttactaaggttcaatgcgccgcttcctgtattgaagaacCCTGACtctccattggatggcactcggcagcagcattcaccatattttgtgatcacaacagaaaggctctgtgtcataCATAACTTCTAGTACGGCAATTTCTGTTCaacaaaaacattacggtgtgtcctcatccaccttattcaccggatctggcactgtgcgagttctggctcttccccaaactgaaaatgaccatgaaaggtaaacattttgaagtgattcaagacattgaggcagccatgacagcacaagtgaagacactcacaaaagaggatttccagaaccaCTTCCGAAAGTGGTAAGAAccatgggataaatgtgttcgaagtgagggagagtattttgagggagattaatggcaatgtgtattttactataataaatttttaaaatttaaacattcaccatgttgtttgatcaTACCTGGTTACAGCAAAGACATCGAGACTCATACACACCAAAAGAGACACATGAGAAGATTCACACCAACTCACAGCTACATAGAAAAACACGAGAAAACGTACATCTACATACATTCATATGTCCACACCAGGAAACGTACATGCTCAGAGACACACTTATGTAGCAGGtgacatagatatagatagcCATAAGCACGCACACACATTCACAGATGCAAAGACGCAAAGACATGCACAGCCACAATCACccacacatatattcatacattaggatgcacacacacgtacagaAAAAGTGAACCCTCACACCCTTGTATATATCCTCAATATCCTAACACTTTACCCGCCTCATTCACAGTACCCCCTCTCATAATGGGTCCCTGCAGCTCTGTCCTCCTCTGGACTTCTGGTCAGACTATCCTCTTTCCCACCCTGCCACCATGTCCATGTTGTGGAGACACAGGGAAGATAGACTTCCCAGAAGGCCAAAGGAGAATAAGCCACAGGTGAGCCATCCTTGAGTGGGGTCTCCTCCACCGCCTGCAGTCAGCACCCCCACTGTGCTAAGTGAGAATGAGTCGCTAGTGCCCCACATCTGGAGCTTCTTTTGCAATGACACCGTCATCAAATACCCTTGGTGGCTCATTACATCCCTGAGGACTGAGCCCTCATCACCATGGCCTTCTTCTTCATCTCCGTCTTCACAGTAACGGGCGGGTCACTTTCACTCCGTGCAGTGATGACCTGCCACAGGCAGTCTTCACCATTTTTCCTGGCAAAGTGGGGACCCCCCCATTATAGGCCTAAGGCAGGAGAAAGTACCACCTCTTTTCCTAGTAAAATGGGAAATCTCACTACTCGATGGCATAGAAGAAAttctttccttgaggaaaaggTAAGGCTCACAGCTTGTTGACATTGAATAGAGGAAACGTCAGCCTCTTTACCTTAGGCATGGAACAAAAGGAAGTTCATCCCATTTCCCACAGAGAAGAGGGAAGCCCCATCCCTTATATGCATAAAGCTGGTTGCAGTCCTGCCCCTTTTGGGGGAGTTGGGACATCTCCCCCTTTCAAACACAGAGGAAACACCCTGCCTCATTTTTCTGCTGAGAAGGAAAGTCCCACCATTTTCAGGCATTCAGGAGGAAGTCTATCTTTTTTTCCTGGTAGAATGGGAAATCCTGCCCCTTTCAGATATGCAAAGAAATCCTGCCAATGTCTGACATAAACTAGGAAGATGTCCCACCTCTTTTCCTGGTATAACAGGAAATCCTGCCCCTTTCAGATATGGGACAGGAAATCCTGCCCATGTCTAACATACAACAGGTGCCACTCTATCCCTTTGCCTGGTGTAACAGGAAGTCCCACCCCTTTCAGATATGGGACTCCTGCTCGTGTCTGACATACAATAGGGACATGTCCCACCTTTTTTCTTGGTGAAATGTTAAACCATGCCCCTTGCTTCATTGACATAGGAAATCCTGCCCATTTCAGGCACAGTTGTGAGACAGGCCCCCATGCACgagatgagtgtgtgtgtgtgtgtgtgtgtgtgtgtgtatgtgtgtgtgatgaaatGAGAAGCCCCACCTTTTTACCTGGCTTAGTGGGAAACCACACCCTCCTTTCCATAGGAAATGTTATGTGACCTGTTTGGGAAAAGATGTTGAAGATTTCCTACTCTTATTGCCCCTTCCCCCTGGCAGTAATCCCTGCCTGCTCCACTCCCACCCTGCAGATCAACTTGGGAGAGCGGATGCATGTCCAGGCCCTGCAGCTGAGCTCACGGGCCTTCATGAGCAGCGCCTACATGGCCATGGTCTCTAAGCAACTGGGCGCCTTCATGTTTGGCGGCATAGCCCGTTTCTCCCTGACCAGCATGGCCACGAAGATCACCAATCACCTGAGCCCCCACTTCCTGGCCATGTGCCTGCCCCACCTGGCTTCCTCCTTCAACTGTGAGAGCAGCTACGTCACCAACTACACCTGCACCAGACACCCTGAAGACATCCTCGATGCCAGGGAGTGAGTGCGTGGTGAGGGGAACCCAGGCATTGTTGCTTCCCCGCCCTAGCCCCAGCTGATGTCAGCCGTACCCCTGCCCATCTCTCACGAAATCCTTCTATCCTGAGCACACCTCTTTTGGGATGTACACCATGGTGTATCTGATGGTGAGTGTTGGCTGGAGGTGGGCCACACACCCGGCAGTCGGAGAAAGCTCCATTGTCCCCCATTCCCCATCCCATGCTTGGTGCCAGCAGTGCCAGGCACGACTTCCATTGAGCTTGTGTGTGTACCTCTGGAGTTGGGAGGACAAGAATGGGGAGGGCCTGTCTCCTCTTAAGGCTCATTCAGCATCCCTGTCCCAGAATGACAGCTTCCAGAAccctctgtctccccctccctgCAGCTGGAGAGGGCCTGTGCCAGGCTGGGTCCATGCCCAGGGCTGGGTTCCACccggggctgggggaagggaaatcaTACCCAGCTGAGGTGTAGGTCTTAAGTCTGGGCAGTGAAGTGTCAGGGGGAGCTGACGACCAGGGGACCCTCTGGGAAGGAGCCAATGACCCACATGCCCAATGGACAAGGAGAGGACAGACTCTGGTGGTGAAATTGGCTCACACACATGGAAGccagcccagccagccctggGCACCGGGGTGGACAGACAATGACACAGAGGCCAAGGCCATGGAGCACGTGACAGTCACACAGCTGCTTTCACACCAGCAACCCAGCAACACTGTTTCTTGAAAGACAACCCATTTGACTGccagcctttattttttttttttaagaataagtaACAAAGTAACTACAGCTTCTGTTGTGATAAAGGAACGGGGTCCTTGAGGGTGCAGTGTAATGGCCCTATCCCAGCCTCAACTGTGTGTGACACTGGGTGAGATACTCCTGGGgcctccatctgtaaaatgggcatgtaAACAGCACCTGCCTCCTAGGGTTATGGTTTTATGAGATAAGACATAAACAAGCAGATATACTCAAAGCACTTAACATAGAATGTGGCCTAAATGTGACTATAATATCTTTCATAATAGGCAAAACAGACTCCCTCTGCCCTCTGGGGTGGACTGAGGGTTGAGGTGTATATCAGCACAGGTGGGGTGTCAGTGTGGCCCCCACATGGCAGACAGATCACACACAAGTAGGAAGCAGGCTTTGCCCTCGTTTTGTGGATCTCATAAAGATAAGGCTGTCGATTTCCTGAGCAGGATGTTCTGGGTCTCCATGAATTCCCTCGCCTCGAGTGTTCCCCAAGTGCTGATGCCTGATTTCTCTCTGAAACACACAACAGCCACTTTCTCATTCTTCCTGCTCACATCAAGGAAGTCAGTTTAACCCGGTATTTAATAATGGGTTAttggttgcttttttgtttttctgttttctgttttccatttcaaaatcGGGAGCCCAACCCCTGCTTTTTGAAGCTTTTCTGCTGAGGCCAGCCTGGCTCGTTTGAAGATCTGACACTGGCAGGAGGTGGCAGTTCGGGGCCAATAGGGCCTCATCTAACTGCTTGGGAAATCAGTCAACGTCTAACAATTCTCCCAAGTCTAAATCAGGGTTTCTCTACCTGGGCGCTGGCATTGACATCTGCGGTCCAGTAATTCTCGGCTGCAGGGGCTCTGCATTCCATAGCCATCTGACTCTGAGGTCCTGGTCCTGCACTCATTTACATACACAGCCTGagtgggacagagagaggaggtgaCTCAGACGCTGAGGGTCACCCTGGCTTATACCACCTGACCCATCAGGAACTTCTTCTGGAGTCCAGTGTGAGCTAGGGGTCTAACTCAATGTTTTGTCCCCAAATAATTAACACCGGGCTTATCAgccctcagcactactgacatttggggccagataagtCGTTGTGGTGGGGGGAGGACTGTCCTGTGCTCTGTAGAATGTTAAGCACCATCCATCAGTGGCATGCCATTAATTAGCGCATACACAACCTCCATCCAGgcatgacaaccaaaaatgtctccagatattgccaagtgtcccctggaGGGCAGAATCGCCCCTGGTTGGGACCACTGGTCAAAACTAGAGGCCACTGGCGAATGTGAGGTCCCAGCCGTACAGCTGACCCCACTGCCACCCCACAATAGCCAGAAGCCCTGGAGGTGAGGAGGAGTCTTCTGAGATGGCAGAAC comes from Rhinolophus ferrumequinum isolate MPI-CBG mRhiFer1 chromosome 18, mRhiFer1_v1.p, whole genome shotgun sequence and encodes:
- the LOC117038524 gene encoding LOW QUALITY PROTEIN: phospholipid phosphatase 1-like (The sequence of the model RefSeq protein was modified relative to this genomic sequence to represent the inferred CDS: deleted 2 bases in 1 codon), whose amino-acid sequence is MWNAYSRRLRDQQDYHETVTLRTLKKVTPVPSAAALLHRQNVWLWTCSVCCWINLGERMHVQALQLSSRAFMSSAYMAMVSKQLGAFMFGGIARFSLTSMATKITNHLSPHFLAMCLPHLASSFNCESSYVTNYTCTRHPEDILDARE